In Euphorbia lathyris chromosome 9, ddEupLath1.1, whole genome shotgun sequence, the following are encoded in one genomic region:
- the LOC136205350 gene encoding tropinone reductase homolog, whose product MEGLGDKRWSLKGMTALVTGGSRGIGYAIVEELAKFEVVVHTCSRNQNELDDSLQQWQNKGFKVTGSVCDVSQRDQREKLMETVSSIFHGKLNILVNNAGVAKIKEIVDQKAEDVSMIMSTNFESCFHLCQLAHPLMKASGGGSIVNISSIATNVVAMPGAVYAASKGAMNEITKGLACEWAKDGIRVNAVLPGVIQTSILESLNDAEPSNVPIFVSNLINRTPAKRMGKPEEISSMVAYLCFPCASYITGQAITVDGGLSVNALSN is encoded by the exons atggaAGGATTGGGAGATAAGAGATGGTCTCTCAAAGGAATGACTGCTCTTGTCACCGGTGGATCCCGAGGGATCGG GTATGCTATAGTTGAAGAGTTAGCAAAATTTGAGGTTGTCGTTCACACATGTTCCCGCAACCAAAATGAACTTGACGACAGTTTACAACAATGGCAAAACAAAGGCTTCAAAGTAACTGGATCGGTATGCGATGTATCACAAAGAGATCAAAGGGAGAAACTCATGGAGACAGTCTCCTCTATTTTTCATGGCAAACTCAATATACTt GTGAATAATGCAGGAGTAGCTAAGATAAAAGAGATAGTTGATCAAAAAGCTGAAGATGTCTCGATGATAATGAGTACAAATTTTGAATCGTGTTTTCATCTATGTCAACTTGCGCATCCTCTAATGAAGGCTTCAGGAGGTGGAAGTATTGTTAATATTTCTTCCATTGCAACCAATGTCGTTGCGATGCCCGGCGCTGTTTATGCCGCATctaaag GAGCTATGAATGAAATCACAAAAGGGCTCGCATGTGAATGGGCAAAGGATGGGATTCGTGTAAATGCAGTTCTACCAGGGGTCATTCAAACCTCAATTTTGGAGTCCCTCAATGATGCT GAACCTAGTAATGTCCCTATATTTGTATCAAATCTGATAAATAGAACTCCGGCTAAACGAATGGGAAAGCCAGAAGAAATATCTTCAATGGTGGCATATCTTTGCTTTCCATGTGCTTCCTATATAACTGGTCAAGCTATCACTGTTGATGGAGGACTTTCAGTTAATGCACTAAGTAACTAA
- the LOC136205351 gene encoding tropinone reductase homolog produces MEGLGDKRWSLNGMTALVTGGTRGIGHAIVEELAKFEVVVHTCSRNQNELDDCLQKWQKKCFKVTGSVCDVSQKDQREKLMETVSSIFHGKLNILVNNAGVAKIKEILDQKAEDVSMIMSTNFESCFHLCQLAHPLMKALGGGSIVNISSISSNVVAMPGAVYAASKGAMNEITKGLACEWAKDGIRVNAVLPGVIQTSILESLNDAEPSNVPIFISNLINRTPAKRMGKPEEISSMVAYLCFPCASYITGQAIIVDGGLSINALSN; encoded by the exons ATGGAAGGATTGGGAGATAAGAGATGGTCTCTCAACGGAATGACTGCTCTTGTCACCGGTGGAACTCGAGGAATCGg GCATGCTATAGTTGAAGAGTTAGCAAAATTTGAGGTTGTCGTTCACACATGTTCCCGCAACCAAAATGAACTTGACGACTGTTTACAAAAATGGCAAAAGAAATGCTTTAAAGTAACCGGATCTGTATGCGATGTATCACAAAAAGATCAAAGGGAGAAACTCATGGAGACGGTCTCCTCCATCTTCCATGGCAAACTCAATATACTt GTGAATAATGCGGGAGTAGCTAAGATAAAAGAGATACTTGATCAAAAAGCTGAAGATGTCTCGATGATAATGAGTACAAATTTTGAGTCGTGCTTTCATTTATGTCAACTTGCTCATCCTCTAATGAAGGCGTTGGGTGGTGGAAGTATTGTTAATATTTCTTCCATTTCAAGTAATGTTGTTGCCATGCCTGGTGCTGTTTATGCCGCATCTAaag GAGCTATGAATGAAATCACAAAAGGGCTCGCATGTGAGTGGGCAAAGGATGGGATTCGTGTTAATGCAGTTCTACCAGGGGTCATTCAAACCTCAATTTTGGAGTCCCTCAATGATGCT GAACCTAGTAATGTTCCTATATTTATATCAAATCTGATAAATAGAACTCCGGCTAAACGAATGGGAAAGCCAGAAGAAATATCTTCAATGGTGGCATATCTTTGCTTTCCATGTGCTTCCTATATAACTGGTCAAGCTATCATTGTTGATGGAGGACTTTCCATTAATGCACTCAGCAACTAA